Proteins from a single region of Nonomuraea gerenzanensis:
- a CDS encoding prolyl oligopeptidase family serine peptidase produces MLATPYPPAHRLDLVEEIHGVPVADPYRWLEDPADPDTKEWLAAQEARYEEHAADFCGRERFRRRAGELHRTGFAGPPSWHGERAFFMRQSEHQEYMVLYVTGADGAERALLDPHALDPAGRTVIDSWQPSADGRLLAYQLSAGGTEESSLFVLDVETGELLDGPIDRTRYSPVAWLADGSAFYYVRRHATGKAVHLHRLGSDPERDPLVLGAGRDATTHYRLNVTGGGRWLTVAASLGTAPGNDLWLADLSAAPPHAPELRVVQEGVDAHTALRVGPDGRAYLMTDRDAPRGRIVTAELSDLRYESWRDLVPEDERAVLSDFVFLDGTLLVARTRHTVSELTRHDARTGQVLGPVPLPGIGTAASLSARPEGGPQAWFVYTDDVTPVSVWRYDERDGRTTPWAAAGRARPPEVVSRLVEFASKDGTTVRMRVLAPPGGGRPRPCILSGYGGFGRSMAPGFSAQALAWVEAGGVYAIAQLRGGGEEGEQWHRAGMGAGKQNSFDDFHAAAETLIAGGWTTPDQLAIVGGSNGGLLVGAALTQRPELYAAAVCSAPLLDMVRYENSGLGPAWRAEYGSAADPREFAWLYGYSPYHRVRAGVAYPATLLTVSDADTRVDPAHARKMCAALQWGTVSVDDTIPVLLRVEHGTGHGNRAAAHAVDLIADTLSFCATYTGLAMD; encoded by the coding sequence ATGCTCGCCACCCCCTATCCGCCCGCCCACCGGCTCGACCTCGTGGAGGAGATCCACGGGGTCCCCGTCGCCGACCCCTACCGGTGGCTGGAGGACCCCGCCGACCCCGACACCAAGGAGTGGCTGGCCGCCCAGGAGGCCCGCTACGAGGAGCACGCGGCCGACTTCTGCGGCCGTGAGCGGTTCCGCCGGCGGGCCGGCGAGCTGCACAGGACCGGGTTCGCGGGGCCGCCCTCCTGGCACGGCGAGCGGGCCTTCTTCATGCGGCAGAGCGAGCACCAGGAGTACATGGTGCTGTACGTGACCGGGGCCGACGGCGCCGAGCGCGCGCTGCTCGACCCGCACGCCCTGGACCCGGCCGGCAGGACCGTCATCGACTCCTGGCAGCCGTCCGCGGACGGCCGCCTGCTGGCCTACCAGCTGTCGGCGGGCGGCACGGAGGAGTCCTCGCTGTTCGTCCTGGACGTCGAGACGGGCGAGCTGCTCGACGGCCCCATCGACCGGACCCGGTACTCGCCCGTCGCCTGGCTGGCCGACGGCAGCGCCTTCTACTACGTGCGCCGCCACGCCACCGGCAAGGCGGTCCACCTGCACCGCCTCGGCTCCGACCCCGAGCGGGACCCGCTGGTCCTCGGCGCCGGCCGGGACGCCACCACGCACTACCGGCTCAACGTCACCGGCGGCGGGCGGTGGCTGACCGTCGCCGCGTCGCTGGGCACCGCGCCCGGCAACGACCTGTGGCTGGCCGACCTGTCCGCCGCGCCGCCGCACGCCCCCGAGCTGCGGGTGGTGCAGGAGGGCGTGGACGCCCACACCGCGCTGCGGGTCGGCCCGGACGGGCGCGCGTACCTGATGACCGACCGGGACGCCCCGCGCGGCCGGATCGTCACCGCCGAGCTGTCCGACCTGCGCTACGAGTCCTGGCGGGACCTGGTGCCCGAGGACGAGCGGGCGGTGCTGTCGGACTTCGTGTTCCTGGACGGCACGCTCCTGGTGGCCAGGACCCGGCACACGGTCAGCGAGCTGACCCGGCACGACGCGCGCACCGGGCAGGTGCTCGGCCCGGTCCCGCTGCCGGGCATCGGCACCGCCGCCTCGCTGTCGGCCCGGCCCGAGGGCGGCCCGCAGGCGTGGTTCGTCTACACCGACGACGTCACCCCCGTCTCGGTGTGGCGCTACGACGAGCGCGACGGCCGGACCACGCCGTGGGCGGCGGCCGGCCGGGCCCGCCCGCCGGAGGTGGTCAGCCGGCTGGTGGAGTTCGCCTCCAAGGACGGCACCACCGTGCGGATGCGGGTGCTGGCCCCGCCCGGCGGCGGGCGGCCGCGGCCGTGCATCCTGAGCGGCTACGGCGGGTTCGGCCGCTCCATGGCGCCCGGCTTCTCGGCCCAGGCGCTGGCCTGGGTGGAGGCGGGCGGCGTGTACGCGATCGCGCAGCTGCGCGGCGGCGGCGAGGAGGGCGAGCAGTGGCACCGCGCCGGCATGGGCGCCGGCAAGCAGAACTCCTTCGACGACTTCCACGCCGCGGCCGAGACGCTCATCGCCGGCGGCTGGACCACCCCGGACCAGCTGGCCATCGTGGGCGGCTCCAACGGCGGGCTGCTGGTCGGCGCGGCGCTCACCCAGCGGCCCGAGCTCTACGCGGCGGCGGTGTGCTCGGCCCCGCTGCTCGACATGGTCCGCTACGAGAACTCCGGGCTGGGGCCGGCGTGGCGGGCGGAGTACGGCTCGGCCGCCGACCCGCGGGAGTTCGCGTGGCTGTACGGCTACTCCCCCTACCACCGGGTCCGCGCCGGGGTCGCCTACCCGGCGACGCTGCTGACCGTCTCCGACGCCGACACCCGGGTGGATCCGGCGCACGCCCGCAAGATGTGCGCGGCGCTGCAGTGGGGGACGGTCTCGGTGGACGACACCATCCCCGTGCTGCTGCGGGTGGAGCACGGCACGGGGCACGGCAACCGGGCCGCCGCCCACGCGGTCGACCTCATCGCCGACACCTTGTCCTTCTGTGCCACCTATACGGGGCTCGCCATGGACTGA
- a CDS encoding NAD-dependent epimerase/dehydratase family protein gives MQAPLAVIGSGFLRSALLQQLAVCSPGSTVRVLSPVVPEQVPGLRLEYVRGHITDQDALYAAVTGAETVIHLGTETTVPHRRHRGAGLYTINARGTAALTSAAITKDCRHLIYCSGAEVYGDGPGRLLDEDDPLAPQSRAARAKIVGERIVEQFGLLPGKATTVIRPFGVYGPGQPGRSVFGKIMSAALSGRPIVLPDGGTQLRNFTYVDDVAQGIIAAMRRTNEATAPRACYNIASVETVSIRDAALLAIDLIGSASVVTAPRPSSRRKPQDRPVAVQIPSTERAFTELGFRPLTLLTEGLSRCFMHSRVQAPGRALAYA, from the coding sequence GTGCAAGCACCCCTAGCGGTAATCGGGAGCGGATTCCTCCGGTCGGCGCTCCTTCAGCAGCTCGCCGTCTGCTCGCCGGGCAGCACCGTCCGGGTGCTGAGCCCCGTCGTGCCGGAGCAGGTGCCCGGCCTGCGCCTGGAGTACGTGCGCGGGCACATCACCGACCAGGACGCCCTCTACGCGGCCGTCACGGGCGCCGAGACCGTCATCCACCTCGGCACCGAGACGACCGTCCCGCACCGCAGGCACCGCGGCGCCGGCCTCTACACGATCAACGCCCGGGGCACCGCCGCCCTCACCTCGGCCGCGATCACCAAGGACTGCCGCCATCTCATCTACTGCTCCGGCGCCGAGGTGTACGGCGACGGGCCGGGCCGGCTGCTGGACGAGGACGACCCCCTGGCCCCGCAGAGCCGCGCGGCCCGGGCCAAGATCGTGGGCGAGCGCATCGTCGAGCAGTTCGGGCTGCTGCCCGGCAAGGCGACCACCGTCATCCGGCCCTTCGGCGTCTACGGCCCCGGCCAGCCCGGCAGGTCCGTGTTCGGGAAGATCATGTCCGCCGCGCTGTCCGGCCGTCCCATCGTCCTGCCCGACGGCGGCACCCAGCTGCGCAACTTCACCTACGTCGACGACGTCGCCCAGGGCATCATCGCCGCGATGCGCCGCACCAACGAGGCCACCGCCCCGCGCGCCTGCTACAACATCGCCTCGGTGGAGACCGTCAGCATCCGCGACGCCGCCCTGCTGGCCATCGACCTGATCGGCAGCGCCAGCGTCGTCACCGCGCCCCGGCCGTCCTCTCGCCGCAAGCCCCAGGACCGGCCCGTCGCCGTCCAGATCCCCTCCACCGAACGGGCCTTCACCGAGCTCGGCTTCCGCCCGCTCACCCTGCTCACCGAGGGCCTCTCCCGTTGCTTCATGCACAGCCGGGTACAGGCCCCGGGCAGAGCGCTGGCATATGCCTGA
- a CDS encoding M20/M25/M40 family metallo-hydrolase, translating to MNLSPTELTSQLAERLPIRHSPGVSDALALAGAELARLGLDHDVRPYGDAQQITATHAFSAAGPHVIVNAHIDIEPFLYDHAATPAPREPGRVYGPGTSDMLGGIAATIGVLRGLSTRDDLMGRITVQLVVGAHQGGAGTTALLSGHDLPAADLAVIPEPTGGHVCTAAYGLARYQLRSTGEAGTMAMATDRTNAATHAATALLALNAADQELRRLYPTRQQFRYVLPGLLHAGHDAAEPAAGAVVEFAVALPPLLPHEVALDVVRRHLSDRFEAGGFPLPSWESGHPRFPATDLGHRAFAEVLRTVNPALGWCQYPCPSDARAFQDAGVAVVLYGPGELSRTRRPGEYVEAGELEEFAGTLGSALARWLTTTEARR from the coding sequence GTGAATCTCTCCCCGACGGAGCTGACGTCGCAGCTGGCCGAGCGGCTGCCCATCCGGCACAGCCCCGGCGTCTCCGACGCCCTCGCCCTGGCCGGGGCCGAGCTGGCCAGGCTCGGGCTCGACCACGACGTCCGCCCGTATGGCGACGCGCAGCAGATCACCGCCACCCACGCGTTCTCCGCCGCCGGCCCGCACGTCATCGTGAACGCGCACATCGACATCGAGCCGTTCCTCTACGACCACGCCGCCACGCCGGCGCCCCGGGAACCGGGCCGCGTGTACGGGCCCGGCACCAGCGACATGCTCGGCGGGATCGCGGCGACGATCGGCGTCCTGCGCGGGCTCAGCACGCGCGACGACCTGATGGGACGGATCACCGTTCAGCTCGTCGTCGGCGCCCACCAGGGCGGCGCCGGCACCACCGCCCTGCTCTCCGGGCACGACCTGCCCGCGGCCGACCTGGCCGTCATCCCCGAGCCCACCGGCGGGCACGTGTGCACCGCCGCCTACGGCCTGGCCCGCTACCAGCTGCGCTCGACCGGCGAGGCCGGCACCATGGCCATGGCCACCGACCGGACCAACGCCGCCACCCACGCCGCCACCGCGCTGCTCGCCCTCAACGCCGCCGACCAGGAGCTGCGCCGCCTCTACCCCACCCGCCAGCAGTTCCGCTACGTGCTGCCCGGCCTGCTGCACGCCGGCCACGACGCGGCCGAGCCCGCCGCCGGCGCCGTGGTCGAGTTCGCCGTCGCCCTCCCGCCGCTGCTGCCCCACGAGGTGGCACTCGACGTGGTCCGGCGCCACCTGAGCGACCGCTTCGAGGCCGGCGGCTTCCCGCTGCCCTCCTGGGAGAGCGGCCACCCCCGCTTCCCCGCCACCGACCTGGGCCACCGCGCGTTCGCCGAGGTGCTGCGCACCGTCAACCCCGCCCTGGGCTGGTGCCAGTACCCCTGCCCCAGCGACGCCCGGGCCTTCCAGGACGCCGGCGTCGCCGTGGTCCTGTACGGGCCGGGCGAGCTGTCCCGCACCAGGCGGCCCGGCGAGTACGTCGAGGCCGGCGAGCTGGAGGAGTTCGCCGGCACCCTCGGCTCGGCACTGGCGCGCTGGCTGACCACGACGGAGGCCAGGCGATGA
- a CDS encoding helix-turn-helix domain-containing protein, translated as MNGEVRAAQVYTILQTGRGRRAEEIAQVLGGEPGSVERCLRLLADLGLLHYDSDGRFTVAHPETGMSILLSRAQAQLAPPPAGTPGPAAPDGPASAAANAGTAISAREWQVLQLLAQGCTDEMVARNLDVSLRTVRRVTADLMNRLGARSRFQAGLKASRLLAERPADRPARLRPLHVRSHRLPEAQRRHPAIAAAG; from the coding sequence ATGAACGGGGAGGTGCGCGCGGCACAGGTCTACACGATCCTGCAGACCGGCCGGGGCCGGCGGGCCGAGGAGATCGCCCAGGTGCTCGGCGGCGAGCCCGGCAGCGTGGAGCGCTGCCTGCGGCTGCTGGCCGACCTCGGCCTGCTGCACTACGACAGCGACGGCAGGTTCACGGTCGCCCATCCGGAAACGGGCATGTCCATCCTGCTCTCCCGGGCACAGGCGCAGCTGGCCCCGCCCCCGGCCGGCACGCCCGGCCCGGCGGCGCCGGACGGACCGGCGAGCGCCGCAGCGAACGCGGGCACCGCCATCTCCGCCCGGGAATGGCAGGTACTGCAGTTGCTAGCCCAAGGCTGTACCGACGAAATGGTCGCCCGCAACTTAGACGTCTCACTGCGCACCGTCCGGAGGGTCACCGCCGACCTGATGAACCGGCTCGGCGCGCGAAGCCGGTTCCAGGCGGGCCTGAAGGCCTCCCGCCTTCTCGCGGAGCGGCCGGCCGACCGCCCCGCCCGTCTGCGTCCACTGCATGTCCGCTCCCATCGCCTCCCAGAGGCACAACGACGTCATCCGGCCATCGCCGCAGCAGGGTGA
- a CDS encoding M16 family metallopeptidase: MSEVIRVLLPNGLRLVMTPDPGATMVGVSLHYGVGFRSEPVGRTGFAHLFEHLMFQGSENVAPGEHGRLIQAAGGSFNGSTGPDATNFYQTVPHSALERVFFLEADRMRAPRLTERSLATQLAVVKEEIRKNVTGKPYGRFPWPVLPQTLYQNFANTHDGYGDFADLDSATAADCRDFFDTYYHPGNCVLSVCGDFDPAHLAGLADAYFSGIPARPLPAGHTPEPHRDGEYHQVHLDEHAPGPALALGYRLPDPQRDLTGYLAHMVLGTTLAGGVSARLNRALLEHGLGSVKVKAGCGLVGGPLRARDPDTFVISAYYPKDLDEERIIAVVDTELDRLRADGVPEPELAGAARRCATLWSRAHGRVGERARSHGRLESLYGAAELTGELPGLLERLTAEDLRRAAARLLDGARARVTVRPVPPAREAGVPVRPARDPGALAEAPADQPARRALEPPPLGPLQPVQPSPLSDVVLDSGLRVVAVRSPAVPLISLRLRIALPCADAAQAAAQAVLGAMLLRESRCPQAAELEQTGWTVVPLADTRQLVLSGDGPAAAIGEVLRILAGALADPGGYDDGDVETTRTLIARQIAALAARPAAAARTALRRRLLGEQADEHAGAAEVLAVTAADLKDLHAARIAPAAASLVLVGDLDPDGVLGEVAEALAPWRRTGAAQPQPVRPARREPAPAPEAGLEVIDDKSTAQTHVRFGARWPAPDHPSFPTLEVANAAFGGYFSSRLSTELREKRGLTYSARSVIEPEADGSMLLVSFEARKEVADTAITEFHRLIEKLAESPFDVAEFESARDHLVGQWLAGVGSQGDLANTISGRLALGLPPTGVFDYSEKLATVRHEDVRTASRELLAPGVFTGVALGDAESIPTYR; this comes from the coding sequence ATGAGTGAGGTAATCCGCGTTCTGTTACCCAACGGACTGCGGCTGGTCATGACACCCGACCCGGGCGCCACCATGGTCGGGGTCAGCCTGCACTACGGTGTCGGTTTCCGTTCCGAGCCGGTCGGACGCACCGGGTTCGCCCACCTCTTCGAGCACCTGATGTTCCAGGGCAGCGAGAACGTCGCCCCCGGCGAGCACGGGCGGCTGATCCAGGCCGCCGGCGGCTCCTTCAACGGCTCCACCGGCCCGGACGCGACGAACTTCTACCAGACGGTCCCGCACTCGGCGCTGGAACGGGTCTTCTTCCTGGAGGCCGACCGGATGCGGGCGCCGCGCCTGACCGAGCGCTCGCTGGCGACCCAGCTCGCCGTGGTCAAGGAGGAGATCCGCAAGAACGTCACCGGCAAGCCCTACGGGCGTTTCCCCTGGCCGGTCCTGCCGCAGACGCTCTACCAGAACTTCGCCAACACCCACGACGGCTACGGCGACTTCGCCGACCTCGACAGCGCGACGGCCGCCGACTGCCGGGACTTCTTCGACACCTACTACCACCCCGGCAACTGCGTGCTGTCCGTCTGCGGCGACTTCGACCCCGCCCACCTGGCCGGCCTGGCCGACGCCTACTTCTCCGGCATCCCCGCCCGGCCGCTGCCGGCCGGGCACACCCCCGAGCCGCACCGCGACGGTGAGTACCACCAGGTCCACCTCGACGAGCACGCCCCCGGCCCCGCCCTGGCCCTGGGCTACCGCCTGCCGGACCCGCAGCGCGACCTGACCGGCTACCTGGCGCACATGGTCCTGGGCACCACCCTGGCCGGCGGCGTCAGCGCCCGGCTCAACCGCGCCCTGCTCGAGCACGGCCTCGGCTCGGTCAAGGTCAAGGCCGGGTGCGGGCTCGTCGGCGGGCCGCTGCGCGCCCGCGACCCCGACACCTTCGTGATCAGCGCCTACTACCCCAAGGACCTCGACGAGGAACGCATCATCGCCGTCGTCGACACCGAGCTGGACCGGCTGCGCGCCGACGGCGTCCCCGAGCCGGAGCTGGCCGGAGCGGCCCGCCGCTGCGCCACCCTGTGGAGCCGCGCCCACGGCCGGGTCGGGGAACGGGCCAGGAGCCACGGCCGGCTGGAGTCGCTGTACGGCGCGGCCGAACTCACCGGCGAGCTGCCCGGCCTGCTGGAGCGGCTCACCGCCGAGGACCTGCGGCGGGCCGCGGCCCGGCTGCTCGACGGCGCCCGCGCCCGGGTGACCGTCCGCCCGGTCCCGCCCGCCCGGGAGGCCGGCGTCCCGGTCCGCCCCGCCCGCGACCCCGGCGCGCTCGCCGAGGCCCCCGCCGACCAGCCCGCCCGCCGGGCGCTCGAACCGCCGCCGCTGGGGCCGCTGCAGCCCGTCCAGCCCAGCCCGCTCAGCGACGTCGTCCTCGACAGCGGCCTGCGGGTGGTGGCGGTCCGCTCGCCCGCCGTGCCGCTCATCTCCCTGCGCCTGCGCATCGCCCTGCCGTGCGCGGACGCGGCACAGGCCGCCGCCCAGGCCGTCCTGGGCGCCATGCTGCTGCGCGAGAGCCGCTGCCCGCAGGCGGCCGAGCTGGAGCAGACCGGATGGACCGTGGTGCCGCTGGCCGACACCCGGCAGCTCGTCCTGTCCGGCGACGGGCCCGCGGCCGCGATCGGCGAGGTGCTGCGCATCCTGGCCGGCGCGCTGGCCGACCCCGGCGGGTACGACGACGGCGACGTCGAGACGACCCGCACGCTGATCGCCCGCCAGATCGCCGCCCTGGCCGCCCGGCCCGCGGCCGCCGCCCGTACGGCGCTGCGCCGCAGGCTGCTGGGCGAGCAGGCCGACGAGCACGCCGGCGCGGCGGAGGTGCTGGCCGTCACCGCCGCCGACCTGAAGGACCTGCACGCCGCGCGGATCGCCCCGGCCGCCGCCAGCCTCGTGCTGGTCGGCGATCTCGACCCCGACGGCGTCCTCGGCGAGGTCGCCGAGGCGCTGGCCCCCTGGCGGCGCACCGGCGCCGCCCAGCCCCAGCCGGTCCGGCCGGCGCGCCGCGAGCCCGCCCCGGCGCCGGAGGCCGGGCTGGAGGTGATCGACGACAAGAGCACGGCCCAGACCCACGTGCGCTTCGGCGCCCGCTGGCCCGCCCCCGACCATCCCAGCTTCCCGACCCTGGAGGTGGCCAACGCGGCCTTCGGCGGCTACTTCTCCTCCCGCCTGTCCACCGAGCTGCGCGAGAAGCGCGGCCTGACCTACTCGGCCCGATCGGTGATCGAGCCCGAAGCGGACGGATCGATGCTGCTGGTCAGCTTCGAGGCCAGGAAGGAGGTCGCGGACACCGCGATCACCGAGTTCCACCGCCTCATCGAGAAGCTCGCCGAGAGCCCGTTCGACGTGGCCGAGTTCGAAAGCGCCCGCGACCACCTGGTCGGCCAGTGGCTGGCCGGCGTCGGCAGCCAGGGCGACCTGGCCAACACCATCTCCGGGCGGCTCGCCCTGGGGCTGCCGCCCACCGGCGTGTTCGACTACAGCGAGAAGCTCGCCACGGTGCGCCACGAGGACGTCCGCACCGCGAGCCGGGAACTGCTCGCCCCCGGAGTCTTCACCGGAGTCGCCCTCGGCGACGCCGAAAGCATCCCCACCTACAGGTAA
- a CDS encoding ABC transporter ATP-binding protein, translating to MISDGTRGAPAIEVTDLRQSYGDFEAVRGISFQVQPGELFALLGTNGAGKTTTIEVLEGFSAPTGGAVKVLGHDPYKERAKVRARTGLMLQEGGFFGDLTVAETVRFWRDVSPRKPHSAVQILERVELADKAGVRVRQLSGGQKRRLDLALATLAQPQVLFLDEPTTGMDPEARRNTWTLIQDLVSAGTTVLLTTHYLEEAEQLASRLAIMHAGRIELSGTVAEVVAAHGHSIRFQHPAQVAVRHLPALGGVQPQVERGTVEYRLSPDPADTQQALARLLAWASEHRLVLTRLEVRSASLEDVFLEVAHGA from the coding sequence ATGATTTCGGACGGCACCCGGGGCGCGCCCGCCATCGAGGTCACTGACCTGCGCCAGAGCTACGGCGACTTCGAGGCCGTGCGCGGCATCTCCTTCCAGGTCCAGCCGGGCGAGCTGTTCGCGCTGCTGGGCACCAACGGCGCCGGCAAGACCACCACCATCGAGGTCCTGGAGGGCTTCTCGGCCCCCACCGGTGGCGCCGTGAAGGTGCTCGGCCACGACCCGTACAAGGAGCGGGCCAAGGTCCGCGCCCGCACCGGCCTGATGCTCCAGGAGGGCGGCTTCTTCGGCGACCTGACCGTGGCCGAGACCGTCCGCTTCTGGCGGGACGTCTCCCCGCGCAAGCCGCACTCGGCCGTGCAGATCCTGGAGCGGGTCGAGCTCGCCGACAAGGCGGGCGTGCGGGTCAGGCAGCTGTCCGGCGGGCAGAAGCGCCGCCTGGACCTGGCCCTGGCCACGCTGGCCCAGCCGCAGGTGCTGTTCCTGGACGAGCCCACCACCGGCATGGACCCCGAGGCGCGCCGCAACACTTGGACCCTCATCCAGGACCTCGTCTCCGCCGGCACCACCGTCCTGCTGACCACCCACTACCTGGAGGAGGCCGAGCAGCTCGCCAGCCGGCTGGCCATCATGCACGCCGGCCGGATCGAGCTGTCCGGCACCGTCGCCGAGGTGGTCGCCGCCCACGGGCACAGCATCCGCTTCCAGCACCCCGCCCAGGTGGCCGTGCGCCACCTGCCCGCCCTGGGCGGCGTCCAGCCCCAGGTGGAGCGGGGCACGGTCGAGTACCGGCTCAGCCCCGACCCCGCCGACACCCAGCAAGCCCTGGCCCGCCTGCTGGCCTGGGCGTCCGAACACCGTCTCGTCCTGACCCGGCTCGAGGTGCGCAGCGCCTCCCTGGAGGACGTCTTCCTGGAGGTGGCTCATGGCGCTTAA
- a CDS encoding ABC transporter permease produces the protein MALNQPQPLSFDPSQLLGHTWRLARLDLTLLFRNRMAFFTAIAFPLLLGSVALLLRSGYVSGVSTGLYTLTGMLALAGFFVTFMHLTTVFTVRREELVLKRMRGSVLSEAAIFAGSGLATTLVYVVQAAVLITLSITTLGGHLPRNLPLLFLGVVLGSVMFVPLAAALSGVTKSGESAQITVLPAMLVLAATSQASFPLTGMPEVLQRIAASLPLSPVVDVIRIGYFGLDFTEGAPHPAVGFAESWGAAAPRLLLIWAWIVVGTLIARKYFRWEPRHG, from the coding sequence ATGGCGCTTAACCAGCCCCAGCCCCTGTCCTTCGACCCGTCCCAGCTGCTGGGCCACACCTGGAGACTGGCCCGGCTCGACCTGACTCTGCTCTTCCGCAACCGGATGGCGTTCTTCACCGCCATCGCCTTCCCGCTGCTGCTGGGCAGCGTGGCGCTGCTGCTGCGCAGCGGCTACGTCTCCGGCGTCTCCACCGGGCTCTACACCCTGACCGGGATGCTCGCCCTGGCCGGCTTCTTCGTCACGTTCATGCACCTGACCACCGTCTTCACCGTCCGCCGGGAGGAACTGGTCCTCAAGCGCATGCGCGGCAGCGTCCTGTCCGAGGCGGCCATCTTCGCCGGCAGCGGCCTGGCCACCACCCTGGTCTACGTCGTGCAGGCGGCCGTCCTCATCACCCTGAGCATCACCACCCTCGGCGGGCACCTGCCCCGCAACCTGCCGCTGCTGTTCCTCGGCGTGGTCCTGGGCTCGGTCATGTTCGTGCCGCTGGCCGCCGCCCTGTCCGGCGTCACCAAGAGCGGCGAGTCCGCGCAGATCACCGTGCTGCCGGCGATGCTGGTCCTGGCCGCCACCTCCCAGGCCAGCTTCCCGCTGACGGGCATGCCCGAGGTGCTGCAGCGCATCGCCGCCTCCCTGCCGCTGTCCCCCGTCGTGGACGTCATCCGCATCGGCTACTTCGGCCTCGACTTCACCGAGGGCGCCCCGCACCCGGCGGTCGGCTTCGCCGAGTCGTGGGGCGCGGCCGCGCCGCGGCTGCTGCTCATCTGGGCGTGGATCGTCGTCGGGACGCTGATCGCCCGCAAGTACTTCCGCTGGGAGCCCCGTCACGGCTGA
- a CDS encoding DUF1707 SHOCT-like domain-containing protein, translated as MTSDDDDFEFAFPRSWARRARAHHSWAHQAWIHQLWAHSPGAGRAWAGRGVRVGDAERDAVAAALREHYAQGRLSGQDLDERLAAVLTARYADDLYRVTADLPGSGAPGGGVPGFAAGGRKRRHDRLAPWLILAIVVAALLGGRNHYPGPLLVLLLVAAGVAVVAVAVFLLRRRA; from the coding sequence ATGACCAGCGATGACGACGACTTCGAGTTCGCCTTCCCCCGGTCCTGGGCCCGCCGGGCCCGCGCACACCACTCCTGGGCGCACCAGGCCTGGATCCACCAGCTCTGGGCTCATTCGCCCGGGGCCGGCCGGGCCTGGGCCGGGCGCGGGGTGCGCGTCGGCGACGCCGAGCGCGACGCCGTGGCGGCCGCGCTGCGCGAGCACTACGCCCAGGGGCGGCTCAGCGGCCAGGACCTCGACGAGCGCCTGGCCGCCGTGCTCACCGCGCGGTACGCCGACGACCTGTACCGGGTGACGGCCGATCTGCCCGGATCCGGCGCGCCCGGGGGCGGTGTGCCCGGGTTCGCCGCGGGCGGGCGCAAACGGCGGCACGATCGGCTCGCGCCGTGGCTGATCCTGGCGATCGTGGTCGCCGCGCTGCTCGGTGGCAGGAACCACTATCCCGGGCCGCTGCTGGTCCTCCTGCTGGTGGCGGCGGGCGTCGCCGTGGTGGCGGTGGCGGTGTTCCTCCTGCGCCGGCGTGCCTGA